One Vallitalea pronyensis genomic region harbors:
- a CDS encoding ABC transporter permease, with translation MFKKVWTIFLRDVKVNTRDFLAVYIILFPILFAIGINLLTPSINDTTVNLALLKEDIEAATYLRDFAKVETFDTVEAVEDRVAKRDNMIGILPKDDGYYVLQQGNEAEGILDYAKVLITLYEQDAQIEDSTAVIEDFDRATPPLKKMLVNIAILFTSVLGGMLIAFNIVEEKVDRTIRAIHLSPVSRNVFILGKSLMGITLPIYGTLAIVLITGYTTINFGQMLLLVIVSSILSMLVGFIEGIKSEDIITAASSVKMLFLPLAAAIAAIELLSEQWQILFYPIPFYWAYKGNDAVLAASATWGQIILYTVITFGLSAIVYIYLAPKIKKGLQ, from the coding sequence ATGTTTAAAAAAGTATGGACCATTTTTCTTAGAGATGTTAAGGTGAACACTAGAGATTTCTTAGCTGTGTATATTATATTATTTCCAATCTTATTTGCTATCGGTATTAATCTGTTAACACCAAGTATTAATGATACGACGGTTAATTTAGCACTTTTAAAAGAAGATATAGAAGCTGCCACCTACCTAAGGGATTTTGCTAAAGTTGAAACCTTTGATACAGTTGAAGCTGTGGAGGACCGTGTAGCAAAACGTGATAACATGATTGGTATTTTGCCAAAAGATGATGGCTATTATGTATTGCAGCAAGGTAATGAAGCAGAGGGCATATTGGATTATGCCAAGGTGTTGATTACACTCTATGAACAAGATGCACAGATAGAAGATTCAACAGCTGTGATTGAGGACTTTGACCGTGCTACACCACCACTTAAAAAAATGCTAGTTAATATTGCTATTCTATTTACAAGTGTATTAGGTGGTATGCTCATTGCTTTCAATATTGTAGAAGAGAAAGTTGATCGAACCATACGCGCTATTCACTTATCACCTGTTTCAAGAAATGTATTTATACTGGGTAAAAGCCTTATGGGGATTACATTACCCATTTATGGTACATTAGCTATTGTACTCATTACAGGCTATACAACGATTAATTTTGGGCAGATGCTGTTATTGGTCATTGTATCATCTATTCTTAGTATGCTGGTTGGTTTTATTGAAGGTATTAAGAGCGAAGATATTATAACCGCTGCATCCAGTGTTAAAATGTTATTCTTACCCCTGGCAGCAGCCATAGCAGCTATAGAATTATTAAGTGAACAATGGCAGATTTTATTCTACCCCATACCATTCTATTGGGCATATAAAGGTAATGATGCCGTGCTTGCAGCAAGTGCAACATGGGGGCAGATTATACTCTATACGGTTATTACCTTTGGGCTTAGTGCTATTGTCTATATCTATCTTGCACCTAAGATTAAGAAAGGCTTACAGTAA
- a CDS encoding DNA alkylation repair protein, translating into MKIHEVMTELELMGTEQTRKIYRNHGCKGPLFGVKIGDLKKLVKKIKKDHELGLELFKTGNYDAMYLAHYIVEPKKMTKALLDEWLFATTGYMINEYAVSNVAAESSVALPCIHDWIKAEGEDNGYKRAAAYSTYANYISVTPNEQLDMDEIRQLINHIKENIHDEENRVRYTMNNFVISVGAYIPTLSEEAIAIAEEIGKVNVYMGKTSCKVPVASESIMKIKDMGRLGKKRKKVIC; encoded by the coding sequence ATGAAGATACATGAAGTTATGACCGAATTAGAATTAATGGGAACGGAGCAAACGCGTAAAATATATCGAAACCATGGTTGTAAAGGGCCTTTATTTGGTGTTAAAATAGGTGATTTAAAAAAACTGGTAAAAAAAATTAAAAAGGACCATGAACTGGGCTTAGAACTTTTTAAAACAGGCAATTATGATGCCATGTATCTTGCCCATTATATCGTAGAACCTAAAAAAATGACAAAGGCGTTATTAGATGAATGGTTATTTGCCACAACAGGTTATATGATTAATGAATACGCTGTGAGCAATGTGGCGGCTGAGAGTTCAGTAGCATTGCCATGTATCCATGATTGGATAAAGGCAGAAGGCGAAGATAATGGGTACAAAAGGGCAGCAGCCTATTCAACTTATGCCAATTATATATCTGTTACACCTAATGAACAGTTAGATATGGATGAAATTAGACAGCTGATTAACCACATTAAAGAAAACATTCATGATGAAGAAAATCGGGTTCGCTATACCATGAATAATTTTGTGATAAGTGTTGGTGCATATATACCTACATTATCAGAAGAAGCCATTGCCATAGCAGAAGAGATAGGCAAGGTCAATGTATATATGGGTAAGACATCCTGTAAAGTACCTGTTGCATCAGAATCCATTATGAAAATAAAGGATATGGGGCGATTAGGAAAGAAACGAAAAAAAGTTATCTGTTAG